In the Candida orthopsilosis Co 90-125, chromosome 7 draft sequence genome, AATGCCCCGAAATGGTGTTGGCTCAGAATCTCCTCTTGTACTTGCCGCAACTCAATTGGATCTTTGTCGCTATTGGTATCGCCGTGCGATAAGTCAGTCAAGACCGAGCCGGGGGTCAAGTTTGCAATTGACTCATCATTTAAAATAGCTCTAGGAGACTCAGTGTCGAGAATATGGGTCCGGTTTTTCACTAAGCTCAGTGAGTGACGCTTGTTCCTactctttctttgttttgaatgttCTCCTGCTTGACTTGAATCTCTTCTGTGCTGATAGgggctgttgttgattgacGTTTTCACATGGCTTCCGAGCTCAAACGTTATTGGTGGAGAATTCTGTAACGAGCCATTCGGAGTACTTCCATCGGAAACAAATTCATGGCCCGGGTAGTTTGGAGCAATTATTCTCTTGAAGTATTCCGATTCATCACCCAAAGAAAGGTATGACGTTCTCAAAtggttcaacaattgagcCAGATCTAAGGGAAACGCCATGGTTCAAATCTCCCAACAAAGTAAAAGCGGTTACTGCGATGTGCTCTTCAGCCTTTTAGATTTTGTCAACATGCAATCTGGGGTACTTACCACACTTTTTGTCGTATACTTGTGTCAGAGTTGGAAACTGCGCCGTTCTTTGTAAAGTTTCGGATATATTACGTATGTagcaaacaaaaaaaaacaaaaaccgacaaaatatcaaaccGGGCAATATTCATAAAATAACAAATACTCCATTGAGCTACAAAACCCACGGACCCTATCATAGGAATAACATTCAGCCACCCTTTATTGCTATATATAACATAGTCAAATTTACTGGTATTGGTTCTAACACTTTTTTCGGACAGCATCCGTGTTTATCATTGGACCCTTTGTTAAACACCTGACTTTAACTCCATTCAGTGGCATAGTTTTCCCCCGTTCATTATTTGCAGTTGATCTCAAGTGAAGGATATCATCATAGCTTTTTGAGTCCATAGTAGTACTGCGATGCCAAAAAGTCAATTATTACAAAAAGTTCATTAGGTATTGATTCATTTAAGATGTCCGATAATAATATTAATAATAACACAAATAACGGACATACTGATGACTCtgattttcaacaattgaataatgaCATTGACAGCATTTACAAAACGTACAGCACAAATAACAATGGAAGTGTCGAAAGCTTGGACTCGGGAAAGAATAAATACGTTTTCAAATACGGTGACTCTACAAATAACCAGTTACCCACTGTACACATATCATCTAGATTATCCTCCATGGAACCATCCAATTCAGAGAGTTTTGTAGCAAAAAGTGCTCCTGGAACTCCTTCGTCGCTAGGATCGTTTGACTTTCGGCCACGCTATCCCCGAGCAGTCACCAATTCTTCACTAAATGTTCTCTTGGATACAACAAGTGGAAATTCCGAGTTTAAAAGTATGATATATTCCCCAGCAGAAGGTCGCTTAGATGAAGATGCAAACACGTTGGATGATGGAAttccaaaatcatcagAATATAAAAGAGAAGAACGTAATTGGCAAGAAGAGGGGGCAGCTGTCAAAACTCtcaaaaaatcaaacggagaagtttcaacaattaGAAGAAGTGTgactgatttcaaatttggcaaagaaTTGGGTGAAGGCTCGTATTCGACTGTGATACTAGCTACTGATAAGATAAGTAATAAAAACTACGCAGTAAAGGTGTTGGATAAAAGGCACATAATCAAAGAGAAGAAGGTGAAGTAtgtcaatattgaaaaacatgCCTTGAATAGATTGAGTAATAGAATGGGGATTATATCCCTCTACTTCACCTTTCAAGATAAAGATTCGCTATATTTCGTGTTGGACTATGCATCAAATGGTGAGCTATTATCGTTGATCAAAAAGTACAACACATTGAACGAAGACTGCACAAGACATTTTGGTGCACAAATTTTAGACGCAATTAAATATATGCACGATAATGGTGTTATTCATAGAGATATTAAGCCAGAGAACATTTTGCTTGATGATAAGATGAGAATTCAAATTACTGATTTTGGAACTGCTAGATTattggagaaaaagaatgacGAAAGCGAAGATTACCCGTTGGATGTAAGGGCGAAGTCATTTGTTGGAACGGCAGAGTATGTGTCACCCGAATTGTTGGAGAGTAAATTTTGTGGAAAGCCGGGAGATATATGGGCTTTTGGATGTATTGTATACCAGATGATTGCAGGCAAGCCACCTTTCAAAGCAACCAACGAATATTTGACTTTTCAGAAGATCACCAAACTTCAGTATGCATTCAGCGCTGGATTTCCCACCATAATTCGagatttgatcaaaaagataCTTGTACTTCAGCCCTCAAGACGAGCAACCATTCCGGAAATACAAAAACACTTTTTCTTCAAGGATATTGACTTTAATGACTACAATCAGATCTGGTTAACTGAGCCACCGGAAATAGGGCCTTATAAAATGACTGCAAAGTCGATGATGAAGGTTCCAgacatcatcaaacataGTACAGCCACAGTCATTCcgaaaaagaaactgaGCAGACCCCTCAAGCCCAGTGGGGATGAAAATTCTGCTGCATCGAAGCCACGCAATGGTACCTCGGGGGCAAATGTGTCAGCAAGGAAGTCTAGCAATTCTGAGGTTACAGGCAATGTAAATCCTGCAAATGCAGCTGCGTATGCATTGCACAAACCTTTGACTTCTTCGGACACCAGTATTTCAGATGGCAACACTAATTCAAAAGACAATTCTAATGACAGCAAGAGAAGCTCGCGTGGCTCGCAACCGGATTACATACCAGGAACTAATATATTGAGGCCGCAGATCAATACTCGCCCTTCCCTTCAATCTTATAAAACTAGTCGTGAGAAAACAAGGCCTGCAGTCAAACTGAAGCCAAATATTATGGAGGTCAGGCCATCTGGCACTTTAGAAGAGGCTTGGGGTGCATACTTGATTCACCCAGACGAAAGAGTCCTTCGTGTTGGATCAGTTTTTGTTCATAAGGAGTCTACcgaaatttttgaaaagaagcACAAAGGTTCATTACACGCATCACCATTGGATGCTGGAAATACACAACGGAATCGTTCCGGGACGAGTTTACTTTCACAAATGGTGAATGGTGCACCTGCACAACATTTTGACCCTGTTGACGAAAAGGTTGCTATAAAAGAACCATATGAAGaatcctttttgaaaaggagCAACAGCAAAAAGAGTAGCAGGAAAAGTAGTGATGTCGAAAGGCCACAGTCAACAACATCTAACAAGATTTCCAAGCGATccattttcaagaaattgggCTTGTCTCAGGGTGAGAAGAAGGATGATAGTGATGACGAGGCTGTGAATCATTTCACTCTTGAGAAGCCTCAGGTGAGTACAATGATTGTAACGACTCATGGAAGAGCACTCGTTTTTGCTAGAAAGGATTTGGAATCAGAGTATGAGGTTATTCTTTcgattcaattgaagtatccattcatcaaatttcaagagTTGGTATCGGCACAGAATAGGTTTTCTAAAATGTTGCCCTCAGTAGGTGTTTTTACAATAACATCTACAGAGCTGACTTATGTGTTTGAGGtggaaaaatttgaagtaACCCAATGGACAGAAGCATTAAGTAAAAGTCGTACcaatgaattggaaagGGAAAGACTAGAACAAGATTCATCAAGCTCCAAAGGAAACTCGAAAAGTTCAATATCCAAGCCAGGTACCGAAAGCCCAGTTTCAGCTCCAGCCAAAGAACGCCATCACTCACCAAGTTTAACAACTTCTCCAGCTGCTGCAACGAGCAACTCCAAACCAAGAACTTCATCGGAAAAGACTGCTAGGCACTCACCACCGGACACTGTAAGATCCTCCATCAGAGAAACACCTAAATCGTCCcacttgttgaaaaccAGAATGCAGCGATCAACGCCTAGGAGAAAACCACCCCCAATCAGTCCTCCGAATGAGGTCAATACGACTGGGTTGCCAAAGAACTCTTCAGATAGCGGGTTTTTACGCGCAGCAAAGTTGGCGGTAGCGCATAATGCACACATTCCTATGTCGACTAATCGGAGATCCagttttacaaaagaagatggaAGGAAAGTTGATTTAATCAACACAAGAGCAGTGTCTCGTGGACAAGGGCAGACAACTAGCAATCCCTCTCTGCCTGTTATCACGAGTCTgaattccaaatttttagCAAGAAGTTCAAGAAAGTGATATAGGTTAGTACTGTATAATTAGGTTGGGTATAGTTTGATATTAGATATGATGGtgaagagaagaaagtaGAACAATTCACATcactttcaattgatccCTTGTGATTCCCATTGGCGGTAGAGTGATTTAGCATATCTTCAAGACCGTTCTCATCTTTTAAAGATTCATTTATCCCGTCCAACGACAAAgtaaatcaaatattttcttttactTGAGGGAATAAATAGTATCACATAGAGTAATAGAAACACGGAAACTTCTTCATGTAAAGTGTAGTTTTGCACAGTTAGTGAGTTCTGCGTGAGGTCACAAGACAAAATGATTTGTAttatttgtcaaaattAGGGCTATAAACCCGGTCAACGTCTTTACAACCATGCCGCAATAGTaaagaatttttcaaatgtgcACAAAGAAACAAGCACCAACGTCCCACcagaacaaaaaaaatttcagtATTAAACTTCT is a window encoding:
- a CDS encoding serine/threonine protein kinase: MSDNNINNNTNNGHTDDSDFQQLNNDIDSIYKTYSTNNNGSVESLDSGKNKYVFKYGDSTNNQLPTVHISSRLSSMEPSNSESFVAKSAPGTPSSLGSFDFRPRYPRAVTNSSLNVLLDTTSGNSEFKSMIYSPAEGRLDEDANTLDDGIPKSSEYKREERNWQEEGAAVKTLKKSNGEVSTIRRSVTDFKFGKELGEGSYSTVILATDKISNKNYAVKVLDKRHIIKEKKVKYVNIEKHALNRLSNRMGIISLYFTFQDKDSLYFVLDYASNGELLSLIKKYNTLNEDCTRHFGAQILDAIKYMHDNGVIHRDIKPENILLDDKMRIQITDFGTARLLEKKNDESEDYPLDVRAKSFVGTAEYVSPELLESKFCGKPGDIWAFGCIVYQMIAGKPPFKATNEYLTFQKITKLQYAFSAGFPTIIRDLIKKILVLQPSRRATIPEIQKHFFFKDIDFNDYNQIWLTEPPEIGPYKMTAKSMMKVPDIIKHSTATVIPKKKSSRPLKPSGDENSAASKPRNGTSGANVSARKSSNSEVTGNVNPANAAAYALHKPLTSSDTSISDGNTNSKDNSNDSKRSSRGSQPDYIPGTNILRPQINTRPSLQSYKTSREKTRPAVKSKPNIMEVRPSGTLEEAWGAYLIHPDERVLRVGSVFVHKESTEIFEKKHKGSLHASPLDAGNTQRNRSGTSLLSQMVNGAPAQHFDPVDEKVAIKEPYEESFLKRSNSKKSSRKSSDVERPQSTTSNKISKRSIFKKLGLSQGEKKDDSDDEAVNHFTLEKPQVSTMIVTTHGRALVFARKDLESEYEVILSIQLKYPFIKFQELVSAQNRFSKMLPSVGVFTITSTESTYVFEVEKFEVTQWTEALSKSRTNELERERLEQDSSSSKGNSKSSISKPGTESPVSAPAKERHHSPSLTTSPAAATSNSKPRTSSEKTARHSPPDTVRSSIRETPKSSHLLKTRMQRSTPRRKPPPISPPNEVNTTGLPKNSSDSGFLRAAKLAVAHNAHIPMSTNRRSSFTKEDGRKVDLINTRAVSRGQGQTTSNPSSPVITSSNSKFLARSSRK